The DNA sequence CACCGTGCGATTCGACGTCGAGGATCATGCTGAAGCACGCGACGTCGCGGACCAGCTGGCGCGCGATCTGGAGACGTTGCTCGCGGTGCCCGATCGACCGCTTGTCCCGGACGAGGTCAGCTTCACGATCGTCCGCGACGCGGAGATGTTGGCGTTGCACGAACGGTTCACAGGTGACGCGTCGACGACCGACGTCATGAGCTTCGAGACCGCCCACGACACGACGGGACGGGTCATCGAGGGCGACGTCGTCGTCTGCCTCGACGTCGCCACGCGCGAGTCCGTCGCCCGAACGACGTCCGTCCGGCAGGAATTGCTGCTCTACGCCCTCCACGGACTTCTGCACCTTTCAGGCTTCGACGACCTGAAGCCCGACGACCACGCCCGCATGCACGAGGCGGAGGACGCC is a window from the Planctomycetota bacterium genome containing:
- the ybeY gene encoding rRNA maturation RNase YbeY — protein: MRFDVEDHAEARDVADQLARDLETLLAVPDRPLVPDEVSFTIVRDAEMLALHERFTGDASTTDVMSFETAHDTTGRVIEGDVVVCLDVATRESVARTTSVRQELLLYALHGLLHLSGFDDLKPDDHARMHEAEDAWLESAGFGRVFRP